Proteins from one Chitinophaga oryzae genomic window:
- a CDS encoding heparinase II/III domain-containing protein has translation MRIPRVTGFLVMIIVCCSLHVAAQQEQRNYLYTAWSEANGNAAFSNMSWRENQRKHMAEVIQQLPDAMRARMLADADKAMSFTWPALPASLYLQFRDNGNRVNFENAQFERRKILSSLVVGELAGGNGKYIPQIANGLWAIMEESTWVLPAHVGIQKAGTGLADPAEPIIDLFAGETAATISWAQFLLGTKLDKFSPMIGRRIDYELNRRIVSPYLERTDFWWMGFNGRPMNNWNIWINTNILQVALLAVNERDIRNKVIEKTIRSADFFLNSYPEDGGCDEGPSYWGHAGGKLIEFINWMRWASAGKADFSKNELIHRIGTYIYKMHIDSSRFVNFADASARTIPPPHTVYLYGEIFKDRQMKEFGAYLYRLANPDTTRINTWSLLTFIYDLEGRKSFLSTTPKAPYTSDNWLPDLQVLSLRSIPGSFRGLFFAAKGGHNAESHNHNDIGNFVLYMDGEPAIIDVGVGTYTKQTFSNDRYQLWYMQSQWHNCPTVNGVQQQDGRRFKAKSVSYADKGDSKTFSLDIAAAYPEAAMVKTLTRTFSFIPADSRLKLTEDYELQSWKAPYQLHFMTCLPADVKTPGKVLLQGNNAILQMTYDASRFEAVAERQAIDDGRLSPVWGAAVYRITLKDKGQALQAKNTIDFEMKRKR, from the coding sequence ATGCGTATTCCACGGGTAACCGGATTTTTAGTGATGATCATTGTTTGTTGTTCCCTGCATGTGGCTGCCCAACAGGAGCAGCGGAACTATTTATACACCGCCTGGAGCGAGGCCAACGGAAATGCAGCCTTCAGTAATATGAGCTGGCGGGAGAACCAGCGAAAGCATATGGCGGAGGTGATACAGCAACTGCCGGACGCTATGCGGGCCAGGATGCTGGCCGATGCTGACAAGGCCATGAGTTTTACCTGGCCAGCCTTGCCGGCCTCTTTGTATCTGCAGTTCCGCGATAATGGCAACCGGGTCAATTTTGAGAATGCGCAGTTTGAGCGACGTAAGATATTGTCTTCCCTGGTGGTAGGGGAACTGGCGGGCGGTAATGGTAAATACATTCCGCAGATCGCTAATGGTTTGTGGGCTATTATGGAAGAAAGCACCTGGGTGTTGCCGGCGCATGTCGGTATACAGAAAGCCGGTACCGGCCTGGCGGACCCCGCGGAACCCATCATTGATCTGTTTGCCGGTGAAACAGCGGCTACTATCAGCTGGGCGCAATTCCTCCTGGGAACGAAGCTGGATAAATTTTCTCCTATGATCGGCCGGCGGATCGACTATGAGCTGAACCGGCGTATTGTATCGCCCTATCTTGAGCGGACGGATTTCTGGTGGATGGGTTTCAACGGCCGGCCTATGAACAACTGGAATATCTGGATCAATACCAACATTCTGCAGGTGGCCCTGCTGGCGGTGAACGAAAGGGATATCCGTAACAAGGTGATAGAAAAAACGATTCGCAGCGCCGACTTTTTCCTGAATAGTTATCCGGAAGATGGCGGTTGTGACGAAGGCCCCAGCTATTGGGGACATGCCGGCGGCAAGCTGATAGAGTTTATCAACTGGATGCGCTGGGCTTCGGCCGGCAAGGCGGACTTCAGTAAGAATGAGCTGATACACCGCATAGGCACCTATATCTACAAAATGCACATCGACAGCAGCCGGTTTGTGAATTTCGCGGATGCCTCTGCCCGCACCATTCCGCCGCCGCATACAGTATACCTTTACGGGGAAATCTTCAAAGACCGGCAGATGAAGGAGTTTGGCGCTTACCTGTACCGGCTGGCCAACCCGGATACCACCCGCATCAATACCTGGTCGTTGCTGACATTTATTTATGATCTCGAAGGGCGCAAGTCATTTTTAAGCACCACGCCGAAGGCGCCTTATACGAGCGACAACTGGCTGCCCGATCTGCAGGTGCTGTCACTTCGTTCCATCCCCGGCAGCTTCCGCGGCCTGTTTTTCGCCGCCAAGGGCGGTCATAACGCAGAGAGCCATAATCACAATGATATCGGCAATTTCGTGCTGTATATGGACGGAGAGCCTGCTATTATAGATGTGGGCGTTGGTACCTATACCAAACAGACTTTCAGCAACGACCGCTATCAGTTGTGGTATATGCAGTCGCAATGGCATAACTGCCCTACGGTGAATGGCGTGCAGCAGCAGGATGGTCGCCGGTTTAAGGCTAAATCGGTCTCTTATGCCGATAAAGGCGATAGCAAAACATTCAGCCTGGATATTGCTGCAGCCTATCCCGAGGCGGCCATGGTAAAAACGCTAACACGCACCTTCTCCTTTATACCGGCGGATTCCCGTCTGAAACTGACCGAAGATTATGAGCTACAGTCCTGGAAAGCGCCCTATCAGCTGCACTTTATGACCTGCCTGCCGGCAGATGTCAAAACACCCGGAAAGGTGCTGCTGCAAGGCAACAATGCCATCTTGCAAATGACCTATGATGCGTCCCGCTTTGAGGCCGTTGCAGAGCGGCAGGCCATTGATGACGGCCGGTTGTCGCCCGTCTGGGGAGCGGCGGTGTACCGCATCACTCTTAAAGACAAAGGACAGGCGTTGCAGGCCAAAAACACCATTGACTTCGAGATGAAACGCAAGCGATAG